One Desulfovibrio fairfieldensis genomic window carries:
- a CDS encoding DUF2441 domain-containing protein has protein sequence MPVTYYHVTHPLIGAGSVIENGNFGRLLEKYMPGFGDISTLYREEILELIRKEQYPEKPSRFNSIFLLDTLENAVIYRNFNAKNQNIYKVKVIDPEKPTHKGFWCPPFPIGNYRQYCFEYAKIYWKGEIKRINIMNDNINTPVIPVEVIVESAVRVVARIVE, from the coding sequence ATGCCGGTAACCTATTATCATGTAACGCATCCTCTTATTGGTGCCGGGAGCGTTATAGAAAATGGGAATTTTGGTAGACTCCTAGAAAAATATATGCCGGGATTCGGGGATATCAGCACGCTTTACAGAGAAGAAATTCTGGAACTCATTCGCAAAGAGCAATATCCAGAAAAACCGAGTCGGTTTAATTCCATATTTTTGCTCGATACTCTAGAAAATGCAGTTATCTACAGAAATTTCAACGCGAAAAATCAAAATATATATAAAGTAAAGGTCATTGACCCTGAGAAGCCAACTCATAAGGGTTTTTGGTGTCCCCCTTTTCCCATTGGAAATTATCGTCAATATTGCTTTGAATATGCAAAAATATATTGGAAAGGTGAAATAAAACGGATCAACATCATGAATGATAATATCAATACCCCTGTTATCCCGGTTGAAGTTATTGTTGAATCTGCTGTGAGAGTAGTTGCAAGGATTGTAGAGTAG
- a CDS encoding zinc-finger-containing protein: MGLTVLPAVSCPYCGRPAKLVNGAAIYGPGRFTDLFFWLCRDCAAWVGCHKNSRRAAPMGRLANAELRRWKSNAHAVFDPLWRTGPLSRADAYRKLAKALGTYPESRFCHIGWMDVEQCKAVVRICQEWR, from the coding sequence ATGGGGCTCACAGTTCTGCCCGCCGTCTCGTGCCCGTATTGCGGCCGCCCGGCCAAGCTGGTCAACGGAGCCGCCATATACGGGCCGGGAAGATTCACGGATCTGTTTTTCTGGCTCTGCCGGGACTGTGCGGCGTGGGTAGGCTGTCACAAAAACAGCCGCCGCGCGGCCCCTATGGGCAGACTGGCGAACGCGGAACTTCGCCGCTGGAAATCCAATGCGCATGCGGTCTTTGACCCTCTCTGGAGGACCGGCCCCCTCAGTCGGGCCGACGCCTACCGCAAACTGGCAAAAGCCCTGGGCACCTACCCCGAATCCCGATTTTGCCACATCGGCTGGATGGACGTGGAGCAGTGCAAAGCAGTGGTGCGGATATGCCAGGAATGGAGATAG